One window of the Trypanosoma brucei gambiense DAL972 chromosome 5, complete sequence genome contains the following:
- a CDS encoding T. brucei spp.-specific protein translates to MMWYLCRVNCSDGKGRQSNSFFGLTHKHWFVFVRFLNSLKFTFVVIALPYVGFVFAFCARAWNRSASLYTYFSEKKTSDIIVNKKTYTKMLGMRSYIVFVAVVTLQHICVNSKAHENNIVNGKEFEALCGFINFALDTQTPQDLVLKVEEAEDKILSDTFAAGGDAKVSKELQELKQKVETYKEQHSDLWSSSTPTIIQKSLTEALYGNGNKQVVVKHVQGNRSDVCGRAGGQTGKKAGETLALDLLCICAASDQDEDDVVTCCNGCNTTHVGVWEPQQNSPAHWNLLPPKCSNVKREKTRPLQVLSAALRFFVSTLNTTSNSSSGPRNLLGAHDGSVEHGCSGGILDGHGRCVIYLPRHVSESAPTIPWYLKLQEAATKMEELIQAEEYLVKIQNQVNELKREARPAPNNSSEKEKDESNNTDNGLEGKKPTTSSKRGCSGFESKVTCLQQKPRCEWNGTECVTSIRRLLTSSGVNRLPAPLKLFFLVF, encoded by the coding sequence ATGATGTGGTACTTATGTAGGGTGAATTGTTCCGACGGTAAAGGACGGCAAAGcaattccttttttggaCTTACACACAAGCattggtttgtttttgttagaTTTTTAAACTCGCTAAAATTTACGTTTGTGGTGATTGCGCTTCCTTATGTGGGATTTGTATTTGCGTTTTGTGCGCGTGCTTGGAATAGGAGTGCTTCCTTGTATACATATTTTTCTGAAAAGAAGACAAGTGACATCATTGTGAACAAAAAGACATATACGAAAATGTTGGGGATGAGGAGTTACATCGTATTTGTTGCTGTGGTAACGCTGCAACATATCTGCGTCAATTCAAAGGCGCATGAAAACAACATTGTGAATGGAAAGGAATTTGAAGCACTGTGTGGCTTTATAAATTTTGCACTGGATacgcaaacaccacaggattTGGTGCTCAAAGTTGAGGAAGCAGAAGACAAAATCTTGAGTGACACGTTTGCAGCTGGGGGGGATGCGAAGGTTTCAAAGGAACTACAAGAGcttaaacaaaaagtggaaaCTTATAAGGAACAACACAGTGATTTATGGAGCAGCTCCACGCCAACTATTATCCAGAAAAGTTTAACAGAAGCGCTGTATGGCAACGGTAATAAGCAGGTTGTAGTCAAGCACGTGCAAGGCAACAGGTCGGACGTATGTGGCAGAGCTGGCGGACAGACGGGAAAGAAAGCAGGTGAGACGTTGGCGCTGGATTTACTGTGCATTTGCGCAGCATCTGATCAAGATGAGGACGACGTTGTGACTTGCTGTAATGGATGCAACACCACTCATGTAGGGGTATGGGAGCCCCAACAAAACTCTCCCGCTCACTGGAATTTGCTCCCCCCTAAGTGCAGCAACgtgaagagagagaaaactcGGCCGCTTCAAGTGCTCTCAGCAGCGCTTCGTTTTTTTGTCAGCACCCTCAACACAACGTCAAACTCTTCATCAGGTCCCAGAAACTTACTGGGTGCGCACGACGGGAGCGTAGAGCACGGTTGCAGCGGAGGAATCTTGGACGGACATGGCCGATGTGTAATATATCTCCCAAGACACGTCAGTGAAAGTGCGCCAACAATTCCGTGGTATCTAAAGTTGCAAGAAGCCGCAACCAAAATGGAAGAACTAATCCAAGCCGAGGAGTACCTCGTGAAGATTCAAAACCAAGTAAACGAATTGAAGAGGGAGGCACGACCTGCCCCAAATAATTCAAgcgaaaaagagaaggacgAATCCAATAATACTGATAATGGactggaggggaaaaaaccgACTACGTCTTCTAAAAGAGGATGCTCTGGTTTCGAAAGCAAGGTAACTTGCCTGCAACAGAAGCCGCGGTGCGAATGGAATGGGACTGAGTGCGTGACTTCTATAAGGAGATTACTCACCTCCAGCGGTGTAAACCGCCTCCCAGCACCACTTAAGTTATTTTTTCTAGTTTTTTAA
- a CDS encoding T. brucei spp.-specific protein translates to MRENATAEICEKRLTKMSEALKTGFPGVTNCHPKPFTMGELKLALDEFTHRDRGCRSIAGERMQYPVGMRNHRIKRVKNTEAVEEGRYNTNLAAERSCNTGGITPPGDPYGRPWKVSGKSCYQKVESSPGKLTAATETRAQAPLPSGIYLVRETAVTKRKGSAVDICVL, encoded by the coding sequence ATGCGGGAAAATGCAACTGCAGAAATATGCGAGAAGAGGCTCACAAAGATGTCAGAGGCTCTGAAGACAGGATTTCCAGGAGTGACGAACTGCCACCCCAAACCATTTACCATGGGGGAGCTGAAGTTGGCGCTGGATGAATTTACGCACAGGGACCGTGGTTGCAGAAGCATAGCAGGGGAAAGGATGCAATACCCAGTGGGGATGCGCAATCACCGTATAAAACGTGTCAAAAATACCGAAGCAGTGGAAGAAGGACGTTACAATACCAACCTTGCAGCCGAGCGATCCTGCAACACAGGTGGCATCACCCCGCCTGGCGATCCTTATGGACGCCCTTGGAAAGTAAGTGGAAAGAGCTGCTACCAGAAGGTTGAAAGTTCGCCCGGGAAACTTACTGCAGCCACAGAAACCAGGGCCCAGGCACCACTCCCCAGCGGCATCTATCTAGTGCGGGAAACCGCggtaacaaaaaggaaaggaagtgcCGTAGACATTTGTGTATTATGA